In Zingiber officinale cultivar Zhangliang chromosome 1A, Zo_v1.1, whole genome shotgun sequence, the DNA window ATTTACCTCCATCTAAATAAATAGTTCAATCATTTGCAGGATATCAAAGTGTTGCATGCTGCGACACAGATTCTGTGAACTAGATTAATCTTACCTGTTCATTACTCGAGGCTGTTCAACCCATGAACAACTTTATGCATTAAGACCGGCCCAATTCTTGAAAGCAATTAGTGCTTCCATCTTCCTAAAATTTCTCCTACGAAGATTTGCTACCTTCAATTTTTTGTGGTTCTCCATGAAAGCTTGCTTATGCCTCCACTTATCAATGAAAATCTTGAGCTCCTGCGCCTTCTCAACCACCTGCATTGCTGTATCGAAAAATCCACCCTTGACCATGGCATACAAAAAAGCATCCACCAAAGCATGATCAAATTTTACATAGTCCTTTCTCCTGATGTCTGTCCAAAGTATCAACACATTGAAGTACTTCTCTGCGGACATGTAGCCACTAATGAGTGACAGCAAAGTCTGGTTATTCGGCTCAAATCTCAGGAAAAGCATTCTTCTATATGTCCTTCGAGCATCCTCAAGACGACCAACCTTACAGAAAGCATGTATAATGGAATTCCAGTCATGGGTAGCAATCTCAATCCTTGGATCATCCACCACAGTGTCCAAGAAGGAAGCCATGAGCTCCGGCCGATTGTTCTCCGTCAACCCTGTCATAATAGTGAGATAACTCATTTTAAGATCAGGTATCCTCGCTTCTCTCATTTCTCTAAAAAGAGAAAATGCTGATTGGAAATCCTGAGCTGACATAGAAGAGTCAATGAGAGCATCATAGCTGCTTGTATCCAACTGGAGACCAACAGCATTGATCTCTGTCACTAATTGAGCAGCTTCTGCTGTTCTTTGTTCTTTGCAGTATGCTTTCAGGATTGGTGAATACACACCAATCCCTACCGAAGCACCTTTGGCATTCATTTCATCAAGAATGTTATGTGCCTTATCCAAAAGATCCAGAGCAACACAGGCATTAACAATTCCAAACCCAACGGACCAATCAACTTCAGCTGACTTTTGTATTGATTCCAATTCTTGAGCTTCAATAATCAACCCTGCCAAATCTCTGATTCTGCCACTATTTGCAAAACCCTTCACAATCTCTCTGTAAGTTTCTTGATCCAAAAGATGTGAATTCCTATCATGCCTCTCCTTCAGAGCACGCAATATTATAGAAGGAACTAATTCAAGAGAGTCGGCTTTCGTATATCCAGTTATCAGATTTTGGAAAAATGGCATCTTATCCGAGAAACCCAATGCATCGATCAACTTATCCAGTTCATCGATTCTGTCACTAAGACCCTTGGACGCATACAAAAAAGCCAGCGACCCAAAGCTCTGAGAATTCGGCGAAAGGCCCATCGAGGACATCATCTCGATCACCCTCTCTGCATCAGCGACAGATCCAAGCTCACGGCAACAACCATCCAGAACCTCGTTGCAGGACTCCGTGTCGGGCTTCATTGACTCCATGTGCTCATCCTGCGCAAGACGGCAGCTTTCTTCGAACAGACGCAGGAAAGCGTCGAAACAGCCGTTCCTCTTGGTGATCCGGATCAGAAAGGGCCCCCAGGCGGTGAAGGGAGGAAAAAAACGGTTCTTGTGCATGGATCGGACGAAGGCTACGGCAGGAGCGGTTACGTTGGCTGATTCCATCGCGAGGAGCAGCGGCTCAACGGATGAAAGGGACAGCGCTCCAGGGTGGCGCTCGAGAAGGAAGATGGCGGCGGTAAAGGCGCGCTTCAGGTTGTGGCGGTCTCGAAGCGAGGCGAGGTGGGCAACGAGAGCGTCGGCGGCGTCGGGGCGGACAGGGCGTGCGAGGGAGGCAAGTTCCTTGAAGGCCTTCCAAGCGTCATCGGTGCGCTGGGACTGGACAGCGCATAGAAGGGAGGATTCGAGGGCGGAGACGTCTTCTGGGGTTAGGGATTTGCGGATGGGAAGGGAGGAGTCAGCGGAGGGCGACCGCGGGGTGGGGGTCTGGTGCGGATAGGTGGTGCGGAGGGCAAATACGGAGGGCTGAAGGAAGGAGTAGAGCGTGGGGATCTCATCTGCAGCGGAGGTGGTGGAGGCGGCGGCcccggaggaggaggaagaggaggagaaagcTTTCGCAAGCGAGGAGAAGCGAGGAAGTGCTCGTCTCAGCATGAGCTTTCGTTGCGCCCTCTGCCTGTTCGACAAAATGAATTCACTCGACCGATTCGGATTCTCAAACTTGGTCTCGCCATAGAGGAGAGCAGGTCCATCATGCGAACCAATTGAAATGTCACCTTTTTAAGTAGACCGACAACAGACGGTTCACGATCGTCAATTTGATAGTCCTTAACAGGTGGAACTCATCCTAATCGTTCAAAATGGTTATGATTCACGGACCGTTAACTTACTGTTCATCCACGGTTCGTTATGGTGAAACATTAAAAtggtaaatttataaaaaaaaaaaaaaatacccttaTTTAAGCTGTGTATACGTATTCTCTTATATTTTATGTGAAATGGTGGAGCatgaatttatgtgtctatccttaaattttttcttgaaattttttcTCTCAGCATATCATTGCTCATTTTTTTTTACCTTGTAAGAGGATCAAAACATCAAAACatgtagtttatatatatatatatacatatatatatatatatagttttgatacTGTGCGCGACCGCACaatgcgcgactgtgcgcgtcgcgcacagtATCAgcgcttttttttgttttttttttatttttttttgttttttgaattttaaaaactcaacatttctttatttaaaatttaatatatagatatatcccttaaacacattacaatacttaataaatacttaaattaattttattttattttttatttttaaaccaaatactataacctaattagaaggtctaaaccctataggtaaaatctaaaaaaaaaactttaacactatactcaaagcctgaaccctataaataaaatcgtaaagaaattttttaatcattttataatttaaaaattaaaaaaaattaaaaaaaaacaaaaaaagcgTTGATactgtgcgcgacgcgcacagtcgtgcactgtgcgcgtcgcgcacagtatcaagtctatatatatatatatatatatatgttttacaatattgttattttcattttctattcatGTATTATTTATTCATTTGATGTTAAATTCTTTGACTTCGtcatttaaaaatttcatttcatatatattttttatttagatatGTTATAATCGTCGAGTAATGCTCAGACTTCCAATGAATCCGGAAAAAAAATCGATCGTTATTCATCTAATATGTCACTGTCAACATTGAATGTCTATTCCACAATAATTGTTAACatcgaataaattaaaatttctttgacgATCATGAAGAGAACGAAAAAGCTTTGAGTTTTTTGTGACCATCATTAGAATAGCAAAATTCACTTCGCTATTTGCTttacattaaattttaaaaagttgtaaaataattcttaaatttCTGTATGTAACTTAAGGATCTTTGTTATGTTTCGTcattcttttaataaaatttatattttttgtaaattttaaattttcttatgtaTTAGTAATGAAAAcaaaatgagatttttttttttcatatttttgaaatatatttagttACATTGGTTTTAGACCCTGAATATAAATTAAAGTTTTACTAGAAATGTATTATGATACTTTAATTCCATTTAAAAATTCTTGTTCTCCTAATACGAATAATATTGTATATAATATTAGAAATTATTTATAAGATATTTATAAAGAATATagcataaaatataaaatacaaacatatttttaaaacataaaatacTAGCCGATATCGGTTTGGAATTTGTATAAAATATTGTAGTGTGTATATTTTACACGCAATATTCTCCTAACGGAAGAatgacattttaaaaatatttaataaatataaaagatTTTTAGAAAGGAACTTCTCGAACTTTATAAGTAATTGCATCAGTACTTTCTTATATTTCGAGTGTTGAAAGTTACTCGATTTTattatcggtggattgaatgttaaGCTTATTCGGATTCATTATTTCCTTATCCCTCTAAAATCGAGATAATTAGCCTCCTTCAATTGTTGTCGGAACTCGAAAGTGAAAATAGAAATCATATAGAATTCGAGTCGAAAGTGTGTAGAGATTACGGAATTGAGAATGAAAGTCGAGAAGATGAGTGTGAAAACAATGAAATGAGCTCTATATTTTATAGAGTTTAGATAGTTACCGATACTAAATCCTAGGCATTGATCAAATAATcttaattcttaaaaaaaatatataaaaaaaatccccTCTCCTTTATCCCCAACCGCTAGAATCACAACTTAATCAGTGGTTCCAACgttcaaatgaaaaaaaaacaaaacaaaacttgAATCGACGGGCTAAACCGACAGTTAACTGCCGGTTCGACGATTATTTTGAGCTAGAATTGTAACATTACAATGTTGGACCCGGAACTGGGTCAACGAGTACCCAGAATCAGGTCAACGAATACCTGACCTATAGATCAGGTTATGGGTCTGGGTCGGGTCCGATTCGGACTTGCTCGTGGTTGAATCTACTTTTAAGCCATCAAGTATTATttaacaaaacaataataaaaaataaaggataaaaatatatatatataataatcaaTTGTCCTCTCTCCTCAACATATATATACACATAGTATTGTCCCCAGTGTTATGATATCATAGTAGGACATCTAATTTATCACCCAAGTACCTGTGGTTCGATCCCCAACTATagcgtatttgtagaaatttttctttcaaatgggCCACACAACCAAAGATGTTAGACTTCTAAGTTGGTCATAGTGCACACTTCTTAATTTATCCTAATGGCTGGTGAGAAACTTCCATGAAATCGGACCACACATTGCAACTGATATAAAAATAGTAGTTACATCATTTACTTATCTGGTTCAATATGATCCATATAGCAGTTATGAAAATCATAATTGCTATAAGACGATGATAGTTATGCATCTACAATGTAGTATCATTATAACacccaccatctcatcaaaaagtATGGATGACTGGTGGGAACCTTCCATGAAATCAAACCACCCATTGTAACTGATATAAAAATAGTAGTTGCATCATTTACTTATCTGGTTCAATATGATCCATATTATAGCAACTATGAAAATCATAATTGCTATAAGACAGTAATAGTTATGCATCTACAATGTATTATCGTTATAACACTCACCATTTCATCAAAAAGTATGTGTTTATTGCCACATGCTCATTATAACAATATCTTTCTTTCACTCACATTCCTTTTAACATTAATCCACATTATTTATGGGCCCCACAATCCactcaattatcttaaaattatatcatattaaataaatacattttaaatacattttaaaatatttaaattattattattatttttaataataatcttacatttaaaaatataagttttattgttttgtattaattttaaaatttaaaaaaacacacGTTGGGCTGCCCCCCCCCCGGCGAATACGTTCAAAGTAGagggtgttataacacccctcCACAATGGGTGTTTAACCCTAAGAAGTGTTATAACACCTCCTATTAACGAGCATTATAGATCCTCTAACTATTATATTAACTAATTACTATTTCATAGTTAGTGTAGTAAAGAGATAATAATATCTATATTTAGAGAATGTATATCAATTTCCTtatcaaaaatatataatttgagataaaaaaaattattttattaaatttggtCCATTTGGATATCCAATTTTCACTACGGAGTATattagtttttatatttttttttcttcctctatAATATTTAGAGAATTAAATCCATTCCTTAAATTTAGAAAAGTATATTCATAAATGTTAATgttaaatttaagaaataaataaaatagctgatgtaaaaaattttcaactaatctATTTAAGATTTACAATAAAATCTTTAGATAAGATACTCTATCCAAGATTTAAGAtaaagcatgtgaaaaaaataaCTATATGTTCATGTTCTTATACACTGCTATTGTTGGCACAACGGGCCAAcaaaaggggaggggtgaattgcctgaaaaaaatactctcctcgttctttcaacttttaaagtgcaacaataataaataaaaataaaagaacataattaaaTGAGAGACTcggggattgacttggttacaacctaggtcgttgttaatccaaggcggttgaaaagtTCAGTCAGAatatccttctctgaaggcggagaagcctttttacacacaaTGAGATATTAATGGTTGCTAGGAATTAAATACAAGAGTTGAtgttctatttcctagctccaggggcctttttatagcacCTATAAATTTTATCTATAGCGTTGAGGGCACCTCTAGTGCGgcggtggataaaactttatccaccacTGAAATGGTCATATTTGACTGGTCGAGGGTaccctcaatgccattgagggcgcctcggatagttatggagggcaccctcaagacatggagggtgccctcccgCCTGAAGGAGGCGAAGCCGCCTGGGTCGcctcggaggcgccttcagcttgcttttccagctcctttggaCCTTCTGAAGCTTTGATCGCTTGGATGATTGCGGTCAACCAAAATAGgcctcatccgaacccaatttctggtcttctcctcgagcaggcttccgctccggcttctcgtccctcgaacgtcgcgtacgttcttctcgtccaccggtgtactcttccgcaactctttcgtccctcggacgcaccgagcccattggcTCCCTTcctatgccgtccttctcgccagctgcgtcttccgctcgacttcctaagctcctgtacacttagacacagggatcaaaactaaacaagacctaatctaacttggttaatcacatcaaaacaaccacggggtccaacaatctttccctttttgatatgcatcaacccaagttcaagttagggtaaaaataaacatGTAATTTAAGAAATTACATAACTAACATTTcaagcataaagtttgaaaaaaaagatgatcctgtctgaacgctgagtcgacggacgctgggcacatgacgctctcctctatctccgaccagctgcacaaatctccggcgaacctgcaaggaagtcggaccgggaggagtttcccggcaacgaccctccgacgctcaagttaggcaagaGGCAAACGATGAAGTGGCATAGAGAATCAGAGATTGTATActtccggcgaagtctgagggcttttatatagagctgtggggaggcttatgcacacctaccgaggcgtacacgtgtccttgaccatacctcagtatgggcttaccagaggagcatgcctgacaccatactgctacagtcgagcacttctctgatgggacggcaaaaccttccgtcgtaggattctgcgtatggcttggtcgtcgaatatgcctgttgtcagaagatattccccaatgtccccttgtcctgtTGTCTCTTCTCTCCCCGCGCCGAgcgtccagccgctcggcaggcaccTCACTTTCGACCGGACATAGGTAttggtccgaccgggaagattcccggtcgcgtgctcggctgagactgttccttcacagcattgctgctttatgcctcggccgagcgggctacccgctcggcctagcgaccctgttcaccatgagcgtcggaaacccgactctagggatgtaaacgagccgaaccgagccgaacagtatcaggctcgagctcggctcgtttaagttatattcgggctcgagctcggctcgagctcgaatcgagcttttatcacaaggctcgagctcggctcgttttagaattatcaggctcgcgaacagttcgagctcggcttgttattagctcgattatcaaagttaacgagcctaactcgttaagcgagctcggactcgttttcgggctcgtttagagctcgtttttggctcattttttggctcattttaaggctcgttttagagctcatttttttggctcgtttaaggctcgttttaaggctcgttttttttggctcgcgagcctataaatgaacatgttcgcgagctcacgagccgaatatccttaagctcgagctcggctcgataaaactgtcgagctcgaaatcgagctcgagctcggcttgataagataaacgaacgaacttgaacgagctttttaccgaatcgagctccgaatagctcgcgaaccgtttggttcatttacatccctacccgactccccgtcgggttgtctttaattccgcccggacccgtccggccggttgacccgacccttatccgatcggatggacctcatgctgacccttttgacttctgacatccacgtggtgttgactcccctccagagggggtccccagaccctactgccggatcacttgcctccccttcaagtctagtcgaaggaggcgattagtccgactgactggaccaccaGTTACACCGAGCGGCGTCTCTAtgaaactatcctccgctcggcccgtGTGGGGGTAGCTATGACcttagtcaacgccaacattcctcggatctcttcgaaatttgcgccaatcttcgacattaaggccgggCATGTGCTCTGTGCCTCGtgaaggcgctcattaaatgcactccagtggctgaatgccacgtggcgctgctgtcgtcatcgtacgacgACGGCATTGCGGGCGACGAGACCGAGACGGTTTGAAATGGACGACTCGATAGCGTCCTTGGTTTTTGAGACCTACATCTGACGGCTGAGGTCGTTCGGGCCCAACCCTATAAAGCTTTCGCTTTCTTCCTCCGCCACATTCTTTCTCTCGCGTACCCAGAAGCTTTCCCTGTCGTTTCAGACTTCCGGCGATCCCGCTTTTCCGTTTCCGGCGATCTCCAGCCTCCTCCTTTCGATCCTCAGCTTCTTTGTAAGGTCCTTACCCCTTCTCTGTTATCCTCGTGTTTTTTGTCGAGTTCTCGCTTTCTGGTCGCTGTATTGtttgtcatcttcttccttctgtcATTTGCATTTCCTCGCCTTTTGTggtttcgtccgttcggacaatggccaaTTCCTCTCAGCCCCCGGACccagccctcggcccgtggtataccaccatggagtcacgcttcgatcggcgcgacgccgagaTTCTGATGGACAATTTCGACATCCCCTTTGACTTTGAACTTATcctaccctccccctccgctcgaccacacaaaccgccgcgcggagctatctgttttttccgcgaccagtttatagccggtctgcgctttccactccatccctttatcgtagaagtctgtaattttttcgacattccgctcggaagcttagtccctaacaccttccgccttctatgtggcgttgttgtcttgttcaaaatccacaatattcccctccgaccggagatcttctactatttttattatcctaaacagtccgagctgggtacttacatgttccaagctcggcccggtttagtctttttttaataaattgccatcttccaataaacattggaaagagtactacttctatcttcATCTTCTCGAACGGGCCcttttccgaacccagtggcaggtcggaccgccaacctcccctgagctaaagaggttcaagacccgaccggactatcttcacgctgccaacatgctagccggtctaaaGTTCGACATCAATAAGTTAttacctgaaggggtgatgtacatatttggcctgagtccgatccggactcccctcccgagcagcttcggtaagaattttacttgtgcattcgccttgattgctaactgattttctcctttttcctttacagcggacattgtcatggagtccgtgatggctgggattttgaaaaggaaagcggcggcgctcgaggccgcagcagccaaggagatggagttgcgtggcattgagccggtcggctcacacgaaggggagAGCGAGACCCACGAGGAGTCGACCGCTCAAGCCTCTCCCCGGGATATGGCAAGAGGCGCCACCCCCAGCAGGGGACTAACAGTtcaggaggaaggctccgctcaggaggaagatcgccctctccgacaaaagaggcgccgaacggAGACACCCCTTCGATCGGCCACTTCCGCAGTCTAGCCGTCCGAACGGACCACTGCCGATTCTCACGGCAAAGCCCCAGTGGTTgaggcgatctcgtccgatcggaccccatcccaactggacgcgtccgcggaccccctcgaggccataCCTGTCAGCGCCCTTTCGCCCTCTCCCCGCCGAGTCCAacgctcggccattttgtcccagttttctacACCGACATCTGATCCTTCCCCTGCTTCCGCTTAGACGACTCCCAGTCTGCACCGTACCATCAGGGTCGTCCTGCATCTCCCGACCGAAGAGTTGAtgcccgagtccgatcggccaaccacgcctgagcacatgatcaccatgaaggggcccctagccgagatgtgggccgacgctcgggcacgtgttGCGATGATTCCATTAggcaatctggccaacagccatatgcagcaggccaccggggtaagtgtgttttcttccgaagttttttatgccgtaattccgatcggctattaatatTCCTGTtcatgccagagatgggtggaggagatcgctgtctccaaccACCTGGCTATGGCGGAAGA includes these proteins:
- the LOC122017024 gene encoding pentatricopeptide repeat-containing protein At1g69290 — its product is MLRRALPRFSSLAKAFSSSSSSSGAAASTTSAADEIPTLYSFLQPSVFALRTTYPHQTPTPRSPSADSSLPIRKSLTPEDVSALESSLLCAVQSQRTDDAWKAFKELASLARPVRPDAADALVAHLASLRDRHNLKRAFTAAIFLLERHPGALSLSSVEPLLLAMESANVTAPAVAFVRSMHKNRFFPPFTAWGPFLIRITKRNGCFDAFLRLFEESCRLAQDEHMESMKPDTESCNEVLDGCCRELGSVADAERVIEMMSSMGLSPNSQSFGSLAFLYASKGLSDRIDELDKLIDALGFSDKMPFFQNLITGYTKADSLELVPSIILRALKERHDRNSHLLDQETYREIVKGFANSGRIRDLAGLIIEAQELESIQKSAEVDWSVGFGIVNACVALDLLDKAHNILDEMNAKGASVGIGVYSPILKAYCKEQRTAEAAQLVTEINAVGLQLDTSSYDALIDSSMSAQDFQSAFSLFREMREARIPDLKMSYLTIMTGLTENNRPELMASFLDTVVDDPRIEIATHDWNSIIHAFCKVGRLEDARRTYRRMLFLRFEPNNQTLLSLISGYMSAEKYFNVLILWTDIRRKDYVKFDHALVDAFLYAMVKGGFFDTAMQVVEKAQELKIFIDKWRHKQAFMENHKKLKVANLRRRNFRKMEALIAFKNWAGLNA